ATTATGGGCTATTTATGCAAAGTATGTATGGGCTAGTCACTTGGAATTTGTGGTAAGACAGTACAACATAACTGGAGAAAGGGAGAGCAAAAAACTTCCATGCAAGTTTTACTGTCCTGAGCTGTGTACAGTTACATGTACTGTCAGCAAGCTTAACGCGAACACTCCGCAGCGTGTCGTGAAAAGCTTTGATGTCGCGAGCGCTGCGTAGCTTTCAGTTTTGTTGCGAGATGTTGCCAatgcatgccgacatactatgcaagcataccgaggtattatctcggcaacGGCGCCCACCGCCTTGCAgttggcatcagtcaaaccagtcaaggccacgctgcggagcATTCGAGATAAGCTTACTGACTGTACATAGTATTGTACATAGTCTGTACgtaataaggaaagaaaaaaagtattagCAGACACCGCTGGGGCATCTTCAGTGTGCAGGTATTTGGTGTGTTGTGACACCACATACTTGAACACATGAAGGTCTCAAAAAGTCGTAGAGGTTGAGCGATTTGGACCTCTAGGGCACTGTGGTGCAGAGTGCTCGCTGCTGATAATTATGGCATTGTTCAAGCCTGTAATAACCCACAATTTTGTACTCAGAATTATCTGCTTTCCTTTCTACGAAAAGGAATACTCTGGTGAcctgtcttcttttctttctgcagCACCTCCCAGCTATCCAGCAAATAAGGACAATGAGAAGTCACGTCGGGGACGGCGCCACCACTGTGACTTCTGTGACTATGAGACTGATTTTGTGTCCCATCTGAATAGACACCTCAGGGTTCATACAGGCGAGCGGCCATTTCAGTGCCATTTGTGCCCTCAGAACTTCTCAACAAAGTCCGAATTGAAGAATCACTTGTGTACCCACACAGGGGAGCGGCCACATAAATGCCACCTATGCCCCGagagcttttctcaaagttcCAAATTGACGGTTcacctgcgcacccacacaggcgaTAGGCCGTTTAAGTGTCACCAGTGCCAAAAGAGCTTCTCACATAGGCACACACTGAAGGATCACCTGCGCACACATACAGGCGAGCGTCCATTTAAATGCCACCAGTGCCGAAAGAGCTTCTCACATAGGGCTTCACTGAAGGCTCACCTGCGCACACACTCAGGCGAGAGGCCATTTAAGTGCCACAAATGCCCAGAGAGCTTCTCATATAGGACAACTCTTGTTGATCACCTGTACAGACACACAGGCGAGCGGCCGTTTAAATGCCACTTATGCCCCAAGACGTTTATGCGGAAAATCAGCCTCACTACACATCTGCGCAAACATGAATGCAAGTGACCATATTCATGGAAGCTCTGCTAACCTAGCTGTTTTATGAAGCCACATTTTGTTAGTTCTTTCCAGCGTGTTCTGACTGCACAAAGTTGTGTCAAAATCTTAAAAGTGTACGTCTATTATTTATAGTGACTTCATCGTTTCCATTAGAGCCTTGTTGTGGATGCAGTAAACTTTGGTAACAATGTTAGATTACTTTACAGTGAAGCTATGTACGGTTGGAGGATTTGTCCATTTGTGCTCAAAAACCCATAGCatgtgtgccgcagaaattgggcaaaccgcaccactcaccgctggtccaGTAAATATGACCAGTCGTACACGCCGTATGTTACAGACCAGAGGAAAATTTATGTTCATAATGATGAGCAAGCACACTTTTGCATTGTCTAATCCACATCTTTTGTACAAGCCACACCACTCACTTGAACTTACTTGAAGATGCAGTGCTGTTTACCACCATGGTCACCGCAATGTCTGAATTGGAAATCTCCTTGCATGTTCTATGGAGTTCTGGTTCTTGATATTTGGTGTCTCACTAGGTTATTTCAGTGTTCTGTAATAAGACAGCCACCTCTATGAACATTCCTTTAACAAAGAGATGTCAATGTGGTCGTCATCAGAAAAACCTTAGTAGGTGTATTTTTTCTGTGGTGTTAGTGTGCTGAATTGTAGGAAAAACCCTGCTGCTGAAGTAGAAGCAATATTTGATGCCATGCTGTATTTCCAAGCTTAGCAATGTCTCAAGTTTTTACGAACATCAACACCGTGGATACACAGACGCCAGTTCCCGATTCGTTAAGCCGgtggtatctttttcttctttctcagccattcttttgaaaattttcaatttaacATCAGAGCACTGACCTTCTACGTCTTATTATATTGATGTTTGTCCTGTGTATTCCCCATGAAAGAAAAGTAATGTTCTGGTCAAGCTTGCACTATACCACTTCATTGAAGATCAAACCAAATGAACACACAAGGATTGTTCTCATCATGATGAGCACTACATGCCACCCTGTTTGTGGCAATGCTTATTGCATACTTCATTCCTCAATAACACTCGCACCAGTTTATCCAGGGAAGTTTTGAACAGTGTATTTGTGTTGGCTTGACGACTTAAAGTGCACTCATTATATTCTCGTGTACAGACTCTAGGCTCCGGTAGTGTTTATACTGCTCTGGTACATTCCTTGGCAAATTTTGACATTGACGGGTCAATATCTTGACACTTCCGTGGCCTTCATAGATACCCTTGCATGTAtatccatgtttctttttttcttattttttcgtaGTGTAGATGGTAACTTTGTGGTAGGAAGTAAACATTTATTTGCTGAAATAGTGGGCCATTACAGAATGTGTGGATGTACCTCCTCCGTCGAAAAAAAATTAGGCCAAATATAGAAGTGTTTTCAAGCTCTGGAGAATTGTAGTTACTGGAAAGCTGACGGCAGTAGGGTATAGTGCCTATGTTCCTCTCTGGCATGTGAAGCATTGCGAATGCTGCAAAATTTCGATGAGACTTCTCTTATTCAGCTGCTGTCATTCACACAGTAACTTTTGTTTGACGACACATGGTGCATGCAGGTCCTCGACGTGCTTGAAATTGAAAGGTGCGTTTTACAGACCCTTGAAAATCCCGGAATCATGATTCCCTCTTAAAAATCCTTGAATATTATAAGTAATACACCTCATGACAAGAGTTCTAAGGTCGCCTTACTCCTTCCTGCCATTAGCGTAGCCAGACATCGGGCggaggtggggggtgggggcaTGTTTCAAGAAGGTTGGGGGTGCAGAAACCTACCCCCAATTTGTTGacattttgtatgcgtatatacaTATTTGCACCCATAAAAACACTAGCACCAATGCACACAGGGAGGTATCATCCGACCGTTCATTTAACTTCCCTGCCTGTTAGCATTCTTTCTCCTCCAACATTTTATCTCTTGGCTCATGTTATGGAGACTTATCGCATGAAACCCTCCTAAACTTCTGAcacttatttcattttgtattgtATTCTCGCTCTTTATGTCAAGCAGTCAGTGCACAAAGGTGAAGTTGAATTCACTCGTACCTATGTTTGCCTGTGCTTTAGAACTCATGAACATCAAATATTGTACGAGAAAGTCCCAGCTAGGCTGGATATTTCCTACATAATTTCTTTTCTCCACATTTCAGTAAATTCAGTAAAAGTGTCTCTAGTGTTCTTGAAGTGTTATTGCAGTAAAGAAGCGTGACATGGGATTGATGGGGTCTTAAGAGTCTTACCAATGAATTTTTGCCCTTAAGATTACCAATGAATTTTTGTCCCTGAAATTTGCACAAACACTGTGAGGAGCACTGCATTCGGTAATTTGACTTGATGCTGGCATGAAATATCTATTTTACATAACACTTTAATTGCCGTTTATGTGTGTCTAGACTATGTCACTACTTTTGGAACCTTACATTTGTAGCCTGGCTGTGTGCTACGTTTAGGCTGTGTGATGTTAAGTTTTGTTATCGGTCACACAGTTATTCTTGCATCTGTGTAGCTGGTGTCATCTATGATGTTGTCTGGTACGTGATGAAGTCTTATCTTTCTCTATTGTGTTCATACTTTCGTTACCTCTGTGCTCTCTACATTCATGtttcttcttttgcttttttttaactttttcattgtgttttttcataaaaatgcTTTCTTGCAACAATTAAGCATGTTGCCATGTTTAAGGAAATAGGTTGTATAACAGTTTCAGTGCACTAAATAaagtgccatttttttcttttgcattgttaTTTCTTCATGATATTTAACCTTGGCCTTAATAACATGTCAAATAAGTTGAATTTCATTGTATTGAATGCTCTAAGAGAAGTTGAGCGATGGCTCTTCTGTGCTCATTTCTTTTTGCAATAGAATTTAATTATAGAATATTCCCATTATAAATAATAATTATAATGGAACAGCAGTAATCCATCTGCTTACATAATCTGCTTGTCAGTCCGAATATGGTTTTGGCAGTACTCATCATTGGCATGAACTTTCTTGTTCCTTTTCTAGTATGATGCACATCTCTGAGAATTGTACTAATTGTTTAATTTGGACATTTAGAAAGCACCTGATTTAAAAATGCCCTGAAACATTTTGGTGTGAAAAGGGTAGCTTGCAGTGAGTTATTACGGTATTTATCCAATCGTaatgcctttcttttctttctcctgAGAAAACATACCTTAATATTGCTCGTGCATTGTAGCATGATACAAAAACAAAACTGAATTTGCATCAACCTACTGTAAAATACAGCCTGACCATAGTCGTCACTAGAGGCCGTATTATTACGCATTAAAAAGGCGAGTTTTAGGCACcataaataggcaggcaaaagaaCGTTCTAGGCCTCCAACATATCGTAATGATGGGCACAATAGATTTTTACTTAACTGCAAGTAACTTCAATTGAAGACTTCTGCGACCTGTATCTACAACAGGAAAAccacaaaaaaaatattatttatgATAGTACAAAGGCGCCAATAGTTGCACATAGCTGTGTCGTTATCATTTCTCCcacatggttcgcagaacacggcctCTCCATTTTACTCTGTAGCatagtgagtcaagtgtccactgtcgaacgagcacactcctgggtgtctttctcTTCGGCATGGGTGAGAAGGGTGCAGCAGGAGCATATAGCCACTCTGCTACAAGAGCACAAGAGAGGGATGCCTCCTATTGGCTGGGTCgtattgcgtagagccaattacTCTCCTGGCACAGAACACTTTAAAAAGGAAATCACATACAGAACAAAAACCGTgggcacatttttctttcttcttttgctttttgCTCTCCCCTGACGGATCTCCGCGGTTTTGCATTCGCCAGCCGCTCGCGCCGTGTCAGCGAGGCAGAATATGCTGGCCAGCCAGTCCCACTTCACTGATGCTAGCGGTTATTGTCCGACATTTGGTTGAACTACCGGACAAGATTGAACGCAATAGATTTCTGACCAATGTTgctcggtaacatgaataacCGTCTCAAACTGTATccgaaagcgaaacttgaggctaaatagtgttcatatcgGCACCAGTTttgaaaaataggcatttataggccctTATAGGCACAATAAGaagactataaaagcccttcttaacctctaattcatgctcatatatatgAGTGGGGCAACAGAAGTGTATGGAATAAAATGGGCATTTGCCTAAAGTCCGGTCTCGAGTCATCACCCTTGTTATCACTCTCGATTATCTTGGATGACAGCAGAATGTGTTCAAAATCGTCACATGGTTCTCAGTTGCAAAAGGATTGCACTTTCCAATCATGAATTATAATACAATCTTCAGAAAGTGGCAACAATTTGTGTCATGTGTGCTTGGCGTCCTATAGAACGTTACGCTTTGCAGGACGTACTAGCGATGTTCGAGTTTGTTTTCTGGGCTATCATTTCATTTGGAACGATTGAGGATTCACTTGATAAATGCCGGTCATAAAACACATTATCAGCAATGCAGAGTACACCATATTTTGTTCATCTCAGCAATAAAGTGCTATCTAAATGTCAATAAACTTCAATTTTGGGAAGATGAGATCCTTTAGCTTAAGTCCTTTTTTTTGCGTATATTGGAGAGAAACTACGGCTTTctttctgaacagtcagaactcAATTTCTTTTCTACATTGTTTAGGTGCCCCAGAATTAATTTTACATCAATTTTATACTTTGCATGCACCAGAAGTGTTCGATCCAAGGATATGATGCATTTGGGACAGATACTGCTGTTGGAGACCATGGTGTATTTTGTTGACTTTTTGGCATCTTCCTTACTTCGTTCTGACACATCACTGAGTGAATTTCTTCAGTCCCTTATCAATTTAGATAACGGAAGTTGACTGTATGTGCATATCGATAGCCTTAAAATCTGGCCTCACTGTAAGATGAGCATTTCGCTTTCCTCATTATGGGCTATTTATGCAAAGTATGTATGGGCTAGTCACTTGGAATTTGTGGTAAGACAGTACAACATAACTGGAGAAAGGGAGAGCAAGAACTTCTATGTAAGTTTTACGGTCCTGAGCTGTGTACAGTTACATGTACAGTCAGCAAGCTTAACGCGAACACTCCGCAGCGTGTCGTGAAAAGCTTTGATTGCCGCCAGCGCCACGTAGCTTTCagttctgttgccgagatgttgccaatgcatgccgacatactatgcaagcataccgaggtattatctcggcaacGGCGCCCACTGCTTTGCAgttggcatcagtcaaaccagtcaaggccacgctgcggagcATTTGAGATAAGCTTACTGACGACTGTACATAGTATTGTACATAGTCTGTACgtaataaggaaagaaaaaaagtattagCAGACACCGCTGGGGCATCTTCAGTCTGCAGGTATTTGGTGTGTTGTGACACCACATACTCGAACACATGAAGGTCTCGAAAAAGAAGTCGTAGAGGTTGAGCTATTTGGACCTCTAAGGCACTGTGATGCAGAGTGCTCGCTGCTGATAATCATGGCATATTTCAAGGCTGTAATAAGCAATACACTGGTGACctgtcttgttttctttctgcagCACTTTCTGGCCATCCAGCAAATAAGGACAAGGAAAACTCACGGGGATGCCGCCTCCACTGTGACTTCTGTGACTATGAGACTGATTATATCTGCCATCTGAATCAACACATCAGGGTTCATACGGGCGAGCGGCCTTTTCAGTGCCATTTGTGCCCTCAGAGCTTCTCAACGAAGTTCGTATTGAAGAATCACTTGTGTACCCACACAGGTGAGCGGCCATATAAATGCCACCTGTGCCCCAAGAGCTTTTCACAAAGTTCCACATTGACTGTCcacctgcgcacccacacaggcgaTAGGCCGTTTAAGTGCCACCAGTGCCAAAAGAGCTTCTCACAAAGGACCACATTGAAGGATCACCTgcgcacacacacaggcgagcggccGTTTAAATGCCACTTATGCCCTGAGATGTTTATGTGGAAAGTTAGCCTCGCTAGACATCTGCGCACACACGAATGCAAGTAACCATACTAATGCAAGCTCTGCTAacccagatgttttataaagccaCATTTGGTTAGCTTTTTTCCAGTGTATTCTGACTGCACAAAGTTGCGTCAAAATGTTAAAAGTGTACATCTATTGTTTAAGTTACTTCATCGTTTCCATTGGAACCTCGTCATGGATGCAGTAAAATTTGGTAACTATGTTAGATTACTTTACAGTGAAGCTATGTACGGTTGGGGGATTTGTCTGATTGTGCGCAAAAACACATAGCATGTGTgccgcaggaattgggcaaaccACACCACTCACTGCTGATCCAGTAAATATGACCAGTCGTATATGCCTTATGTTACAAACCAGAGGAAAATTTATGTTCATAATGATGAACAAGCGCACTTTTGCATTGTCTAATCCACATCTTTTGTACAAGCCACGCCACTCACTTGAACACACTTGAAGATGCAGTACTATTTACCACCAAGGTCACCACCTTGTCTGAATTGAAAATCTGCTTGCATGTTCTATGGAATTTTGGTCCTTGATATTTGGTGTCTCACTAGGTTATTTCAGTGTTTTGCAAAAAGACAGCCACCTATATGAGCATTCCTTTAACAAAGAGATGTCACTGTGGGCGTCGTCAGAAAACCTTAGTAGGAGTAGTTTTTCTGAAGTGTTAGTGTTCTGAATTGTAGGAAAACCCCTGTGGCTCAAGTAGAAAGAATATTTGACGCCATGCTGTATTTCCAAGCTGAGCAGTGTCTGATGTTTTTACGAACATCAACAGTGTGGATACACAGATGCAGGTTCCCGATTCATTAAGCCAGTGGTACCTTTATCTTCTTTTTCAACCATTCTTTTTAAAATAACTTTCAATTTAACATCAAAGCACTGATGCTCTATGTCTTATTTCCTTGATATTTGTCTTATGTATTCCCCATGAAAGAAAAGTAATGTTCTGGACAAGCTTGCACTACACCATTTTAGTGAAGATCAAGCGGAATAAACTCATAAGGATTGTTCTCATCATGATGAGCACCACATGCCACCCAGTTTTTGGCAATGCTCATTTCATTTTGTATtgtattctctctcttttttgtcaaACAATCAGCGCACAAAGGTGAAGTTGAATTCACTCGTACCTATGTTTCTTTGTGGAATGCTCCAAAAAGTAAACCTTCAGAACTCATAAGCATCACTAAATATTGTACAACAAAGTCCCAGCTAAGGTGGGTATTTCCTACAAAGCTTCTTTTCTCCACATTGCAGTAAATGGAGTAAAAGTGTCTCTAGTGTTTTTGAAGTGTTAAtgcattaaagaagtttgacatgGGATTGATGGGATCTTAAGAGTCTCTGATTAAAAGTGAAGCTTTGTCCCTGAAATCTGCACAAGCACTGTGAAGAGCAGTGCACTAGGTAATGTGACTTGATGCTGGCATGAAATGTCTATTTTAGATAACACTTTAATTGCTATTTATATGTGTCTAGATTATGTCACTAGGTTTGGAATGTTACATTTGTAGCCAGACTGTGCCACGTGTAGACTGTGTGGTCTTAAATCTTGTTATCGGTCACGTCATTATTTTTTCTGCATCTTTGTACCTGGTTCCATCTATGATGTCTGGTATGCGATGAAATGTTATCTTTCTGTATTGCGTTCATACTTTGTTACCTCTACGCTCTGTACATTCATGtttcttcttttgctttttttaacttctttcttagaaatgtttctttgcaacAATTAAGCTTGTTGCCATGTTTAAAGAAATCGGTTGTATATAACTATGTTTCTGTGCACTAAATAAactgccatttttttcttttgcattgttaTTTCTTCATGATATTTCAATCTTGGCACTAATAACATGTCAAATAAGTTGAATTTCGTTGTATTCAATGTTCTTAGAGAGTTGAGCGATGGCTCTTCTGTGCTGATTTATTTTGCGAtataatttatttacagaaaattTTCATTATAAATAATAATGATGGAACTGCGGTAATCCATGTGCTTACATAATCTGCTCATCAGTCCAAATATGGTTTTGGCAGTACTCATCACTGGCATGAACTTTCTTGTTCCTTTTCTAGTATGATGCACATCTTTGAGAACTGTACGAATTGTTTAATTTGTACATTTAGAAAGCACCTGATTTAAAAATGCCCAGAAACATTTTGGTGTGGAAAGGGTAGCTCGCCGTGAGTTATTACAGCATTTATCCAGTCGTGATGTCTTTATTTTTCTCCCGAGAATACTTACCAGTAAATTGCGTGTACATtgtagtgcaataaaaaaacaaaacagtatTTGCAACAACCTGCTGTAAAATACAGCCCGCCCATAGTCATCACTAGAGGCTAGATTTTTAGGCAATAAAAAGACGcattttaggcgccagaaataggcaggcaaaacaaggtTTTAGGACTCCAACATCGTAAagataggcacaataaatttttacatacaTGCAAGTAATTTCAAGCGAAGACGTGCgtgacctgtatctacgacaggaaaacaaataaatgttgtttatgatgatacaaaggcgccaacatttgcaCATAGCTGTGGGGTTGTCCTTTCTCCCGCCCTCACGGTTCTCAAAACACGGCCTCTCCGTTTATTCTGttgcatggtgagtcaagtgtccactgtcgaatgagcacactcctgggtgtctttcttttcggcatggctgagaaggtTGGAGCAAGAGCATATAGCCAGTCCGCTACAAGACCACAAAGGAGGGATgtctcctattggccgggtcgaattgcgtagagccaattacTCTCCTGACAGAGAACACCTTAAAAAGGAAATtacacacaaaacaaaaaccGTGTGCacattcttctttcttcttttgcttttcACTCTCCTGTCCCCTGACCACTCTCCACAGTTTCGCATTCGCCAGCCGCTCACGCatgcataggttggcaaaaaatgtggagctcactcagactcactgacgaaacatatcttacccttagggctcactcggactcagattcaccaaacttttcctcatccggacttactcggactcagactcactataatttttctcaaccggactcactcggactcagactcaccaaaatataattcactcgaactcactcactcagactcacggctcgatctgagtctgagtgagtcaactcatgagtccgttagcttataattagcctttttctgccataatgtcaatgccctttagcgccaatatctcgcataatcggtgtgCTACCTAGcatcttttgatctcgtaccttcaaatacgagttatctgagtttgcagttcagtaaggacctttttattgaaagagatggctcacgcgagatatttttatcagtaacgtcccgtgaaaaagtttgcggggggaggtcaaggtacttcctccccctctccctcctcaactcacgcctctgatcaataaatattgagctgacgtatgaacggtagccgttgaagtatgtgggactatacgtgaatataaacatgagccgacataaggctgatagtaatgttgaagtagagtagataggaccataggtcggcaaaaaatgtggagctcactcaggctcacttatgcaagatattttgcccttagggctcactcggactcaggctcagcaaaattttcctcaaccggactcactcagactcacaaaaacttcactcacccggactcactcagactcagactcacgtctcgatatgagtctgagtgagtcgactcatgagtgagtttgccgacctatgcacgcaTGTGAGCGAGGCGCAATATGCTGGCCAGTGTGTCCCACTtcgctgctgctagcggttgttgtcAGAGAGTCGGTTGAACTACCGAAACAAGATTGAACCCAATAGATTTCTGAGCAATGTTTCTCAGTAACATGAATCACCGTCTTAAACTGTACCTGAAAGCGagacttgaggctaaatagtgttcatataggcaccGAGTTTgaaaaataggcatttgtaggcgtttataggcatttaggcactaACAGCAAAGTAGGCATTTATAAGCACTATAAAAAGGCTATAAAAgaccttcttaacctctaattcatgctcatatatcaaagtggggcaATAAGAGTGCATGGAAGAAAATAGGCATTGGCCTCAAATGTGGTCTCTTATCATCACCCTTGGTATCACTCTTTAATTATCTTGGATGACAGCAGAATGGGTTTGTGTGTAGCATGACAATGATGTCACACGGTTCTCAGTCGCAGTAGGATTACACTGTCTAATTGTAAATTATATTACAATGTTCAGAAATTGGCAACAATTTGCGTCACATGTTCTTGGCATTGTATAGAACGTTACGCTTTGCAGGACGTACTAGCGATGTTCGAGTTTGTTTTCTGGGCTATCATTTCATTTGGAACGATTGAGGATTCACTTGATAAATGCCGGTCATAAAACACACTATCAGCAATGCAGAGTACACCATATTTTGTTCATCTCAGCAATAAACTGCTATCTAAATGTAAATAAACTTCCATTTTAGGTTATGAGATCCTTTAGcttagtccttttttttttgcgtatatcaGAGAGAAACTACGACTTTCTTTCTGAACAATCGGAACTCAATTTCTTTTCTACATTGTTTAAGTGCCCCAGAAATCGTTTTACATTAGTTTTATACGTTGCATGCACCAGAAGTGTTCGATCCAAGGATATGTTGCATTTGGGACAGAAGCAGCCATTGGAGAGAGTGGTGTATTTTGTTGACTTTTCTGCATCTTCCTTACTTCGTTCTGACACATCATTGAGCGAATTTCGTCGGTCCCATATGAAATATGATAATGGATGTTGACTGCATATGCATATTGATAGCCTTAAAATCTGGCCTCATTGTAAGATGAGCATTTCGCCTTCCTCATTATGGACTATTTGTGCAAAGTATGTATGGGCTAGTAGCTTGGAATTCGTAGTAACACAGTACAAGAGAACTGGAGAAAGAGCGAAAAAATTGCATGTAAGTTTTACTATCCTGAGCTGTGTACAGTTACATGTACATTGTATGTACATACTATGtatgtagccccgccacggtggtctagtggttacggcgctcgactgctgatccgaaggtcgcgggatcaaatcccggccgcggcggctgcattttcggtggatgcgaaaatgtttgaggcccttgtacttagatttaggtgcacgttaaagaaccccaggtggtcaaaatttccagagccctccactacggcgtctctcataatcatatcgtggttttgaggcgttaaaccccagatattattattattactgtgtatgtaaggaaaagaaaaaaaggtattaGCAGACACAGCTGGGGCATCTTCAGTCTGCAGTAATTTAGTGTGTTGTGACACCACATACTTGAACA
This window of the Rhipicephalus sanguineus isolate Rsan-2018 chromosome 2, BIME_Rsan_1.4, whole genome shotgun sequence genome carries:
- the LOC119381690 gene encoding gastrula zinc finger protein XlCGF8.2DB-like gives rise to the protein MALFKPVITHNFVLRIICFPFYEKEYSGDLSSFLSAAPPSYPANKDNEKSRRGRRHHCDFCDYETDFVSHLNRHLRVHTGERPFQCHLCPQNFSTKSELKNHLCTHTGERPHKCHLCPESFSQSSKLTVHLRTHTGDRPFKCHQCQKSFSHRHTLKDHLRTHTGERPFKCHQCRKSFSHRASLKAHLRTHSGERPFKCHKCPESFSYRTTLVDHLYRHTGERPFKCHLCPKTFMRKISLTTHLRKHECK